The sequence AATCAGATGAAAAAAGATCATATTTGACTGTTTATCGTCGTCTTTCTTTTCAAATGAAGCTTCTCTCTTTAGCCGCTGCTCTTCTGTCAGAAGATATATTTCCTGAACAGAAACCGATCGATCATAAATCATCGATCAATCATCTTATCACACTCTGCTGTCGCTGCACACTCAAAGAAAAGTGCAGCGTTTAGatgttgaaatgtgtttaaagttcgttttaagacagatttgaacaAACTGTGAAGTGTTTCTTTAATGACTCGGTTTGTCCAGCAGAGGGCGCCGctgacagcagcttcactgtCTCACCTGTTAAACACTTTCATATTGAGTTTCCTGTATTTcttatttctgtctttaattatctctcatctctctacacatatacataaagttttgtataaatgtattttgtttttattattaataagaGATTACATTTATCTAGACTTTATGAAGTTCAGGGGAAACTCACCTGGTTGTATTTTTTTGACTCtgatattaatttatttcctgttttatttctatactGAGTCCATTAAGTGACAGAAAccagcaaaacatgttttatcgtatattttttaaatgaaatatttttgtttctttacccgacagcattaaaaaaaacactcacgtcaagtatttttctttcatcttttataCACTTTTAATGAGAAACTGTCTCCACGCCACAGTAGTGCAAGATTAACTGTGAAAAAAAGTCCGACTTCCTTCCTTGCACGACGTCTCAGTCCGTCATCAAACCAAACTGACACCGACTTCCTGAGTCCTCTGATCCGCCGCGTCGGGACCGCAGCTCCCATCAACACCTGAGATTCCCACCGACGTTCCTGTTCAGCATCTCCAGAAACAAGACGAAACGTTCAGTCAGTGAAAAGTTTCTGTcgtccttgtttttttttcccgtcATGCTGAGAAACTTCGCAGCTGCTGCCCGAGTTTCCGGCGAACACACACCGACGTCCGAGAAACTCACAAAAACCAGTTCAGAGACGCTGCTGCGACTTTCCTCAACATGTCGACCCGCGtctgtgtcttcttcactcactgctgcaggaactgatgaatgaatgaatgaacccGCTGATTTGTTTTCTGGATCAATAAAGATTCATGGTTTGGTCgatgaaatgtttaaaacaatGCTGATCACAGTTTCTGAGAACAGAAAAAGAATCAATTCgtctataaaatgtgggaaaaaatgCCGTTTacagtttaatcaataatcaatatgcttgttttgtctgcagATCTTCAATTTACTGTTAAAtatgtcaaagaaaaacagaatatttggcatttttacttaaaaaaaaaagactttattGAGAAAGTTGCTGATTATTAGTCTGAATCTTCTTctgttaaaacatgaaaagctgaaatctgtgatgtttttatggATCAATAACAGactgtttgttgttatttagcGTCATGTGATCTAACAGTAGGCGGAGCTCatgttgtgtctgtttgatGATGACGTTTATCTGATGAAGACTTCGCCTGCAGCTGAACTTTTTAAACTCTTCACCTTCCTTCGCCGTCGACTGTGAGCTGCGTCCGACTGACCGCGGCGccgtcggtgtgtgtgtgtgttgctccgTTTCTCCGCTGGAACCTCCCGAGAGCGTTTCAGGAAACCTCGATGATCTCCATGCTGCCGGAGAAACTGGACTGACTGCCGACCTTCCCCATCTCCTCTCTGGACCGGCTGTCCGTCATCCCGTCTCCGAACTCCATCTGACAGCTGCGACGCTTCAGCTGCTTCTCGAAGCTGCTCTCTTCGTGCCAGCTCCTCCGCGAGTCCCCGCGGTCGCCCGTCCTCTGCCGGCTGCGCCGCCGTACCGCCTCCAGGCCGTGGCCGCAGCTGTACGCCGCGaagccgccgccgccgccgccaccgccgccgctCAGGATGGCCGACGTGGAGTAGAAGCGCGTGGACTCGGAGGAGAGGTACCAGCCGCCGGCCAGCGAGGAGGTGGAGACGGTGACGGGGCCCAGCAGGATGTCGGAGTGCCAGCCTTTCAGGGCGCCGCCGGAGCCCGGTTTGGCCAGATGCTGCTGGCTGCGGGACAGACCGAACAGGAAGCTGGTGGCGTTCTCCTCCATGCTCCCGCTGCGATGCAGCTGCGAGCAGGTGGCAGCAGCGGGTGGAGGTTTACTGAtcggcggcggtggcggcgcGGCTCGCTCCGGGGCGTCCGCCTCCTCCTTGTCGGGGCTCTGCTCCGGCGTGGACTGCTCCGACACCTCCTCCACCGGCGAGAACTGGCAGGGTTTACTGCTCGTGTCCTTGAAGCCGGACGGTTTGAAGAACTCGGCGGCGTCTCCCGGCCCGGCGTGCGGCGCGAAAACCCGGTGAACGGCGGCGGCGGCTGCGGCGTTCCCGCCCGGCTCGCCGTACGACTTGATGTCCAGAGAGAAGGAGCGCTTCAGGCGGGCGCTGTCCTCGGCGCCGTCGGCCAGCTGCAGGCCGCTCAGAGCCTGAGCCAGCAGACGCTCCTCGGGGGCGTCGGCCAGCACGCAGGGCAGGGTGAGGGGCTCCAGCAGGGCCAGGCCGGGGCCCCCGGGGGCCTCCTGGCTGACCGGAGGCTCCCGCTCGTCCTGCAGCGGAGCGGGAGCCTCGCCGCTGGGCTCCTGAGGATGGAGGGACTTGAGTTTGGCGTCGGCAGCGAGAGGACTCTTGATCTTCTTCTCAAAGTCCAGCAGCTGACCCAGGAAGTTAAAGTTGGGCGAGATGGTCGGACGCTTCTCCTTCACGAACCTGCCGACGACAAACACACGCTGATGTCTTCTGAGACAGAGTAAACATCCAGACCAACGACAGATAACCACATATGACTCTGACCTGTACGCCTCGTCCAGCGTCATGTCCATCCTCTTCATGATGTAGGCGATGGCGATGGTTGCCGAGCGCGAGATTCCAGCCAGACAGTGAACCAGGACCCGAGCGTTACAGGCTTTGGCCttctctgaaacacacaaacatttagaGATATTAGTTTGACTCATGCGGGAATAAAGGAGTATTTCTATTCTATAAttatctgtttgttgttgctgataCGAGAAGGTAAAGATAAAACGGCCACAAGGCGGCGCAATCGACCCCTGGAGTTAAAACAGATGAACGTTATTCAAACATTTTGGTGAACTGCAGCGCCCCCCGGTGGCAAAACTGTAGGTTCGCTCTTTGCACATGTGACCCAATTTTGGTTGAACCCCGCCCACTTGACCTCGGTAACCAATCATAAGGGAAGCTGTGTAAAAGTATCAACAAACATGTGACGGTTGAGGAGGCTGTGTAgcaagtttggtgaagattggaTGAAGTACGGAGGCTCAGGAGtgacaaaagtgtaaaaaagaaACCTCACAGTTCATGAACTATTAGCACCAAGTTAGATGTTTTCCAATCATTCCTTCACTTAATAATCATcttatgaatataaaaatgttaagaAGACCTAATCCGACACCAGGAAGCTGCACTGATGCGTCATTAGTTCAACATGTTTAAACGtctgctgtgacatcatcattatGTTCCCTGATCTACAGTCACATGACGAAGGTTCCCGCTGACCAATGAACTCCACCGATCGGTCCAACCAGGGCAGGATCTTCTCGCAGAAGCTGTCGTTGACGGGAACTCGCAGGAAGTGAGACTCCGGGATGAAGTCGGGTTTGGGGCAGGTGTTGCTGGCGTTCAGGACGTAGACGATGTCGTTCTGCTGCATCAGATCCTGCAGAGACACGAAGACGCcgaagaattaaaaaaacatgattcatgAGGAGAGAAACTGTTTCTGCAGGTCTTTATAAACCCCCCACAGAGGATTCATGATGTCTGTGACAGGATCCAGGTCTGGCTGGTACCTTGTTGAGGACGTCTCTCTGGCAGCCCAGGTACAGGTGAGGCAGGATGCGGGTCGGTCCCACGTTGGTCACCGGCAGGCAGGGCTGAGAGATACAGGAGGGCACCAGGGCGGACTTCCCCTCACACAGACCAGGAAACAGGTGAGAGAACTCACAGAAACCACCTGACAGGAAACACACCGAGATTTTCAGACTAAAGTACGACAAAGGGCCAAAGAGAAACAAATTTCTTTCACCGATAACTGTGCAGTTGGAGGCTTTTAATGTGACACATCTGTGCAGGAAGTGTTTCATTaacagtagaagaagaattaaATTAGTCACTGATAGAAGTTCAGATAAATCTGCGTATCTGATGTTGTTTCTATTCAACGACCTGCTGCCCTCCGGCTGCAGACGGTTCATCATCCTCCACACTTGTTGCCTAGCAACAAGCCTCTGGATTGATGCTCTGCAGCTCCGACACCAGATATTCTTTCATTAtgaaaccttttttatttttcttcatataaagatgttgtgtgattatttTTCAGCCTCTTGTTGCTGCGGTTTGTTCCATCGATCAGTTTATATGTTTAATcaatacatttacagtttattaatAAGGATCTTCttcatgttgacagaaaactgactgaaaaacaactttatatAAATATGGTGAAAGTTTAATGTCTTCATCACTGTTATGATGCCCTTCATCTAAATCATCTACATCTGCAACTATATTGATTATCGATTGATCGTTGAGCTTCTCAACAGgagaattttctgcttttctttgtttgacagtaaattcagtatttttaagtTTTGTCTGTTATTCTGAACTCCAGAAATATTTtcactcttttgtttttttgttgttttttttttgttcacattaaaaacatttttttataaaagatGTAAAGATTTGATCTTCACATTTATAAAGTCACACTTTTACCTCCATATGTTTCACTAATGAAAGAAGCAGGAAGATAAACGTTCACACAACGTCTCTTAAAAACTGACATGAAACTGATTTAACTTtctgaaaatgatttaatttaatgaagaaaatcatcaataatgaaaatcatcaaTAATCTGCTTCCTgagtttcattattattatttgatttgattattgtgtttgttaataAATCCTCTCGTTAGAGGACAAACAGCTGCAACCaacgattatttttattatcaattaatcgatcaATTGATTTATCATTTGGTCGTCTTCTTCAAtcaaaagtccaaaaatattcagtttactgtcacagagaagctttaaatcatcacatctgagaagctgcaacaaggacattttgctaaaataatcattaaaatagttgttgatacattttctgtcgatcgactgaTCAATGATTCTTTCTTTGGATCATTAACATTAAACTCACAGTCATATCTACAGATCATAAAGTAAGGTACTGATGGTCTGAACTGTGCAGCGGTTTTTATGAGGCGTCCTCCCTTCTTTCCACTGAGGCTCCTGTTATGTAACCATGATGTCATGCTGCACCGACGGACTCCACCCTCAACCATCAGCAACTAAAACCTTCCCAAAAAATCACTGGGTCAAAGGTTTCACGCTTACACAACAACATCAGAGAACCAGGAACTCTGAGACATTAAAGACACTTCACTTCTCCGCTCTGGAACATGTTTACTGTTCATTCTGActtcatgttatttatttatgactcGACTTTGTGGTGATATAAACTTGTTTCTGGAACGTGAGCACAAGCGTGACGGATGAAGCCTGATCGATCAAGTCGATGGACTGTATTGATTAAACGGATCCATGTCGTCTTCTCACAGACTGAAGAGAATGAAAACAGCGATAAATGTTTCCAttcattcttcttctgcttttatttcctgCAGTCTAGTGACAGGAAGTGTGTACACGCAAAACTACAGATACTCTATCATGTTtgcacataataataataataataataataataataataataataataataataataaatcatttctGTGAGTGTTTAGTTGAGCTGAGAGGA is a genomic window of Thunnus albacares chromosome 23, fThuAlb1.1, whole genome shotgun sequence containing:
- the dusp16 gene encoding dual specificity protein phosphatase 16 is translated as MSERPPGSGSGMLLRPGAVRPIGAEALVALLEGGLDRVVLIDSRPFVDYNASHILEAVNVNCSKLMKRRLQQDKVQIAELLQHSAKKKLELQGDQEVVVYDQSSSDPAALGSDSFLSVLLVKLERSFPSVHLLSGGFCEFSHLFPGLCEGKSALVPSCISQPCLPVTNVGPTRILPHLYLGCQRDVLNKDLMQQNDIVYVLNASNTCPKPDFIPESHFLRVPVNDSFCEKILPWLDRSVEFIEKAKACNARVLVHCLAGISRSATIAIAYIMKRMDMTLDEAYRFVKEKRPTISPNFNFLGQLLDFEKKIKSPLAADAKLKSLHPQEPSGEAPAPLQDEREPPVSQEAPGGPGLALLEPLTLPCVLADAPEERLLAQALSGLQLADGAEDSARLKRSFSLDIKSYGEPGGNAAAAAAVHRVFAPHAGPGDAAEFFKPSGFKDTSSKPCQFSPVEEVSEQSTPEQSPDKEEADAPERAAPPPPPISKPPPAAATCSQLHRSGSMEENATSFLFGLSRSQQHLAKPGSGGALKGWHSDILLGPVTVSTSSLAGGWYLSSESTRFYSTSAILSGGGGGGGGGFAAYSCGHGLEAVRRRSRQRTGDRGDSRRSWHEESSFEKQLKRRSCQMEFGDGMTDSRSREEMGKVGSQSSFSGSMEIIEVS